A single Calypte anna isolate BGI_N300 chromosome 5A, bCalAnn1_v1.p, whole genome shotgun sequence DNA region contains:
- the PLEKHH1 gene encoding pleckstrin homology domain-containing family H member 1, which translates to MINFTMAEVEKSSCMDWQKRCLALESQLFKFRLQATKIRELLAEKMQELEQRVIEAEQRAEDAEKQVRVMEEKMKLANMKSSESDSTLHRKYQELMGTVQGKEDLINRLETQLEKQKQLRTEEAKVVQEKAAKIKEWVTFKLRELELENHHLKDCNRRLTEQIEALQDTLQDMTSILPFESLWSCNSLKPRVSQASFTEKVDQKSVLLAPGFGKVCQTGPAKRVLSTANIVLASDTFTENGEDKSLLSQSTLKFMSGRSSWNLSTEKDVFPAVSSEHRLGCTDPTSLDPPAEATRILEALTFQSSLDGNRNAVSTFQQVTLDSTRFSDLSARFHSHQLDSSSSGEIMSMLEGHLQTTKPPLVVSTSAVTAHSFCPGRECGLGSSMTFPKIRTPNTPRDSIQLAKRHYSQPQPGANSFCRVLSLETSTFQPITDSPVCHEQVKETDIDDDGVLEKMETERGPMRVQEAGGYEEINCSSAGQREAVSSEAGILDPGGKPPTPPLHRFPSWESRIYALAKSGMRLSEVATVNDTSSCFSNFSHSTSGPFTCLIYRNVTVPVYTTLKGKATQISNVPFLDESSGSDDDCGSHASFRTSTAGSETRKASMPGSPRAVKRGASMSSLSSESDYAIPPDACSLDGDYSEPEHKLQRTSSYSTDGGICTEPMEKSGYLLKMGSQVKMWKRRWFVLRNRQIMYYKSPSDVIRKPQGQMELNSSCQIVRGEGSQTFQLMTEKRTYFLTADSPNILEEWIHVLQSVLRVQVTSPVGVPRSDAKPTVKGWLTKVKHGHSKLVWCALIGKTFYYYRNHEDKCPLGHLPMRESKVAEVDRSCDSDEDYEATGGGLLSSHCTLVIHPQDQSPTYLLIRTKQEKNTWLYHLTVAAGSHNATVGTSYEQLIGKLLDAEGDPNSPLWKHPMLCYSKDGLHTSLTTLPSEALQTEALKLFKSCQLFINVPVEAASIDYHVSLAQTALQVCLTHTELQNEIYCQLVKQTSCRQPQNHSVIQCWQLLALCAPLFLPQHHFLWYIKQHLQRHADPRSETGKYAIYCQRSVERTLQSGEREAKPSRMEIVSILLRNPYHHSLPFSIPVHFMNGTYQVVGFDGSSTVDEFIQQLNQETGMRKPSRTGFSLFTDDPSGKNLEHCLQGNMKICDVISKWEQALKELHPGKYEGGTRIVKLTYKNRLYFRSQAKGETDRERLLLAFQVSSEISNGRFPVSKELALEMAALMAQVEFGDLDRPGYSSPTGTSQSKMQHLLHQVLDKFYPKTYKQNINPEQLRQLADRLATKWMVLQGCSPPECIRIYLTVARKWPLFGTKIFAAKPTLPSSLEDGPVWIAVNEDGISILEYNTMHLKVSYPYSSVLTFGGCRDDFMIVVSQMKERSSGKNSTEKLLFTMAVPKIVEATLLIASYINYRSTPPLLSSTQPSQNKTSANKLWEKESRCFVPSVPRSTKGPTLL; encoded by the exons aAACAGTTGAGGACTGAGGAAGCCAAAGTTGTTCAAGAGAAAGCTGCCAAGATCAAAGAGTGGGTAACATTTAAGCTGAGAGAG CTTGAGCTAGAAAATCACCACCTGAAAGACTGTAATCGGAGGCTGACGGAGCAAATTGAAGCCCTTCAGGATACATTGCAAG ATATGACCAGTATTCTTCCCTTTGAATCTCTTTGGAGCTGTAATTCTCTGAAGCCCAGAGTGTCACAGGCCTCTTTCACTGAGAAGGTAGACCAGAAATCTGTGCTCCTTGCACCCGGTTTTGGAAAAGTGtgtcagacaggacctgccaAACGTGTCCTCTCTACAGCAAACATAGTCCTTGCCAGTGACACCTTTACTGAGAATGGAGAGGAtaaatctctgctttcccagagcACGCTGAAGTTCATGTCTGGCCGATCGAGCTGGAATCTCTCCACAGAGAAGGATGTATTCCCAGCTGTAAGTTCTGAACACAGGTTAGGGTGCACTGATCCCACATCACTGGACCCTCCAGCTGAAGCCACAAGAATCCTTGAGGCTCTGACTTTCCAGTCATCTCTGGACGGAAACCGTAATGCTGTGAGCACCTTTCAGCAAGTGACTTTGGACAGCACCCGCTTCTCTGATCTGAGTGCCAGGTTCCACTCCCACCAGCTGGACTCCTCTTCCTCAGGAGAAATAATGAGCATGCTTGAGGGCCATCTTCAAACTACTAAGCCACCCCTGGTTGTGTCAACATCAGCTGTCACAGCACATTCCTTCTGTCCAGGGAGGGAATGTGGCCTGGGCAGTAGTATGACCTTTCCAAAAATACGGACTCCCAATACACCAAGAGACAGTATCCAACTAGCCAAGAGACATTACAGCCAGCCACAGCCAGGGGCTAATTCTTTCTGTCGTGTACTGAGCTTAGAGACCAGCACCTTCCAGCCCATAACAGACTCTCCAGTCTGCCATGAGCAAGTGAAGGAGACAGACATTGATGATGATGGGGtactggagaagatggagacagAACGTGGCCCAATGAGGGTCCAAGAAGCTGGAGGGTATGAGGAAATCAACTGCTCAtctgcagggcagagagaaGCTGTGAGTTCTGAGGCTGGGATACTTGACCCAGGAGGTAAACCTCCCACACCACCACTGCACAGATTCCCATCATGG GAGAGTCGAATCTATGCTCTGGCCAAGTCTGGTATGAGGTTGTCTGAAGTAGCCACAGTGAATGATACTTCCAGCTGCT TTTCCAATTTCTCGCATTCAACTTCTGGGCCATTTACCTGTCTCATCTACAGAAATGTCACAGTGCCAGTCTACACAACGCTGAAGGGG AAAGCCACACAGATCAGCAACGTGCCTTTCTTAGATGAGTCTTCAGGTTCTGATGATGACTGTGGTTCCCATGCCAGCTTCAGGACTTCTACTGCTGGATCTGAGACCAGGAAAGCTAGCATGCCAGGCAGCCCTCGTGCAGTGAAGAGAG GTGCCTCTATGTCCTCACTGAGCTCTGAGAGTGACTATGCCATTCCTCCTGATGCCTGCTCTTTGGATGGTGACTATTCAGAGCCAGAACATAAGCTGCAGCGAACATCTTCCTATTCCACTGATGGTGGAATCTGCACT GAACCCATGGAGAAATCAGGTTACTTGCTGAAAATGGGCAGCCAGGTGAAGATGTGGAAGAGGCGATGGTTTGTTCTAAGAAACAGACAAATCATGTACTACAAGTCTCCG AGTGATGTCATCCGCAAACCACAAGGGCAGATGGAGCTGAATTCCTCATGCCAAATTGTCAGAGGTGAAGGGTCCCAAACATTCCAG CTCATGACAGAAAAGAGAACATACTTCCTGACAGCAGACTCTCCCAACATCCTGGAGGAGTGGATTCATGTCCTACAGAGTGTTCTGAGAGTGCAAGTGACCAGTCCTGTTGGTGTTCCTCGTAGTGATGCTAAACCTACTGTGAAAGGTTGGCTCACCAAG GTCAAGCATGGGCACTCCAAGCTGGTCTGGTGTGCACTGATTGGAAAAACTTTCTACTACTATCGAAATCATGAAGATAAG TGTCCCCTAGGGCATCTGCCTATGCGTGAGTCCAAAGTGGCAGAAGTGGACCGTTCCTGTGACTCTGATGAAGATTATGAAGCTACTGGTGGAGGACTTCTCTCATCCCACTGTACACTGGTGATTCACCCCCAGGACCAGAGTCCCACCTACTTACTCATTCGCACCAAGCAGGAGAAG AATACCTGGCTGTACCATCTGACTGTAGCTGCTGGTAGCCATAATGCCACAGTGGGCACATCTTATGAACAACTCATTGGAAAACTATTGGATGCAGAGGGAGACCCTA ATTCTCCTCTATGGAAACATCCTATGTTGTGCTACAGTAAAGATGGGTTGCACACATCCCTCACCACTCTGCCATCAGAGGCTCTACAGACTGAAGCTCTGAAACTTTTTAAG TCCTGCCAGCTCTTCATCAATGTCCCTGTGGAGGCAGCCTCTATAGATTACCACGTGTCCCTTGCCCAGACAGCACTGCAGGTCTGCTTGACACACACTGAATTGCAAAATGAAATTTACTGTCAGCTTGTTAAACAGACCAGCTGCCGACAGCCTCAGAACCACTCAGTCATTCAG TGCTGGCAACTCCTGGCTTTGTGTGCTCCTCTGTTCCTGCCTCAGCATCACTTCCTCTGGTACATCAAACAGCACCTGCAGCGACACGCAGACCCCAG GAGTGAAACAGGCAAGTATGCCATCTACTGCCAGAGATCGGTAGAACGCACCCTGCAGAGCGGCGAGCGGGAAGCCAAGCCCTCCCGCATGGAGATTGTGTCCATCCTGCTGAGAAATCCCTACCACCACTCACTCCCCTTCAGCATCCCAGTGCACTTCATGAACGGAACCTACCAG GTTGTAGGTTTTGATGGTTCCTCAACAGTTGATGAATTCATCCAGCAACTGAACCAGGAGACAGGAATGAGAAAACCATCTCGCACAGGGTTTTCACTGTTCACAGATGATCCTTCTGGCAAGAATTTGGAACACTGTCTGCAGGGCAACATGAAg ATCTGTGATGTCATTTCTAAATGGGAACAAGCCTTAAAAGAATTGCATCCCGGGAAATATGAAGGAGGCACAAGGATTGTGAAGTTGACCTATAAGAACAG GCTCTATTTTCGGAGCCAGGCCAAAGGTGAGACAGACCGGGAGCGGTTGCTCTTGGCCTTCCAAGTCAGCAGTGAAATCTCCAATGGAAGGTTTCCTGTTAGTAAGGAATTAGCTCTGGAAATGGCAGCTCTGATGGCTCAG GTGGAATTTGGGGATTTGGATCGACCAGGATATTCAAGTCCTACTGGAACATCACAGTCGAAGATGCAACATCTTCTTCACCAGGTCTTAGATAAATTCTACCCCAAAACCTATAAGCAAAACATTAATCCTGAACAGCTCAG GCAACTGGCTGACAGGCTAGCAACAAAGTGGAtggtgctgcagggatgctctcCACCAGAATGCATTCGAATTTATTTGACGGTGGCCCGGAAATGGCCTCTTTTTGGAACCAAAATATTTGCTGCTAAG cCTACTTTGCCTTCATCATTAGAAGATGGTCCAGTCTGGATAGCTGTGAATGAAGATGGTATCAGCATACTGGAATATAACACTATG CACTTGAAGGTCTCTTATCCATATTCCTCTGTGCTGACCTTTGGAGGCTGTCGAGATGACTTCATGATTGTAGTCAGTCAAATGAAAGAGAGGAGTTCTGGAaagaacagcactgaaaaactcCTTTTCACAATGGCAGTTCCAAAG atTGTTGAAGCAACACTTCTTATTGCCAGCTATATTAACTACCGTTCAACACCTCCACTCCTGTCTTCTACACAGCCCTCCCAAAATAAAACGTCTGCCAACAAGCTCTGGGAAAAGGAAAGTAGGTGCTTTGTTCCTTCTGTGCCCCGCAGCACTAAGGGGCCCACCCTGCTCTGA